The following is a genomic window from Planctomycetota bacterium.
GAACCTTGGCATCGACCTCGACGCGCTTGGTGTGGTGCTGCATCGTGTGTTCGAGCAGCCCGATGTTCTTGATGACGCCGGTGACGAGCGCGTCGCCGAGGGCGGCATCGCGCGGGTCCTTGGGCCGCACCGGCGACTTGGTCTTGAACGCCTGCTTCGGCAGGTACGGCAGGCCGCGTCCATCCAACGAAAGCACGGCATAGTCGCGGGGGTCCATGGGGAAAGTCGGAAGTGTGAAGCGGAAGGCGGAAGTGAAAGGCGAGTGCGAAGCTGCGTTGCCCCGCAACGCGGTTATGTGACGGTACCCGACCAGTCGCGGCCGTTGCGGTAGGCGTCGAGGGGCATGGGTTTCTTGCCACTGGGTTGCAGTTCGAGAACTTCGATGGCCCCGGTGCCGCAAGCGATGTGGCCGTTGTCGAGGATCGTGCCGGGCGTGCCGGTGCCGGCGGCAGGGCGACTGCGTAGGAGAGTGACGGATTCGCCGGCGATGTTCACGCGTACACCCGGCCACGGGCTCAGCCCGTTGATCTTGCGGCTGACGATCTTCGCGTCCTGCGTGAAGTCGAGCACCGCGTCCGCGCGGCTCAACTTCCCGGCGGGCGTGGCCAGCGTTTCGTCCTGTTCGATTTCTTCCGCGGTGCCGGACTCGAGTTCGTCGAGCACGTCGAGCATCAGCTCGACCCCGTCCTCGGCGAGCAGGTCGTGCAGGTCGCCGGTGGTGTGCGTGTCCTCGATCGGACGCTCGGACTGGCCCAGCACGGCCCCGGCGTCCATGCGTTCGGCGAGGCGGATGACGGAGTTTCCCGTGACCGTGTCGCCGGCCATGATCGCGTGGTGGATCGGTGCCGCCCCGCGCCAGCGTGGCAGCAGCGACGCGTGCAGGTTCACCGCCCCGAGCCGCGGCGCGTCGGTCACGTCCGGCCCGACCTTCTGCCCGAACGCGATCACCACCAACACGTCCGCGTCGACCATCGGCTCGCTGTTGATCGACATCGTCCGCACGATCGGCAGCCCGTGATCGTCGCACCATTGTCCGATCGGCGTCGGCGTGAGCTTCTTCCCTCGCCCGGCGGGCTTGTCCGGCTGCGTCAGCACCTGCACGATCTCGTGTCGGTCCGCGAGCGCACGCAACGTGGGCAAACCGAACGCCCCCGATCCGACGAAACGAATCTTCATTTGAAGCTCGCTTCCAGTTCCCTGAGCTTCCGGCGATTCGCCATCTTTTCGACCGGGCTCATCTTGTCCGTGATGAGGATGCCGTCGAGGTGGTCGGTCTCGTGTTGCCAGACGCGGGTGATGAAGCCGTCGGCGGTCTCGTTGATCTCATTGCCGTCGATGTCGCGGGCCTGGATACGCAGGGCCGTGGGGCGGGTGACGTTGACGTTGATCTCCGGCAGGCTCAGGCAGCCTTCCTTGAACGGCTCGTTCTCGCCGCCCGGCTCGCTGAGGACGGGGTTGATGTACACCCGGTCCGGCTCGTCAGGGTTTTCGGTCTTGAGCGAGGCGTTCATCACGAACAGCCGTTTGTTCACGCCAACCTGCGGCGCGGCCAGCCCGACGCCTTCGTGCTCCCGCATCAACTCGAACATCCGCTCGACCAGCGTCCGCAGCCGCGGGCCGAACTCGTCGTCGGCGACCGGTTCGGACACCTTCTTCAGGCGCGGGTCCGGGTAGAGAATAACGCGGACTTTCTCGGGATGTTCGGGCAGGGCGACGGGCATCGGTGGGTGCGGCGGGGCGTGGACTTGCACGGTAGAGGCGTTAATTGAATCCTCCACCGCGACGGTTTATCGTTGGTGTGCTGCGAGGCGCCGATGGTGTTTCGCGGTCGCCTTTCACCCTGACGAGGTTCCTAAGTGGCCGATACGCCGACCCCCACCAACGACGAACAGGCCCCCGAGGGTTACGCTGAGATTTCCCAGGCCGAGCAGCAGCGGGCCGAAAAGCTCGTCGCTTCCGCGGCCAAGGTCGCGGGCATGGGCAACTGGGACTACGCGATCGAGCTGTACATGGGCGCCCTCGCGGTCGATCCGGAGAACCTCGACATTCACAAGGCCCTGCGGTCGGTGTCGATGCAACGCAAGGCCAAGGGCGGCAAGCCCATGGGCATGTTCGAGAAGGGCAAGTACAAGGGCGGTAAGACCGACAAGGACAAGCTGCTCAACGCCGAACGGCTGCTCGCGTTCGACCCCGGCAACACCGACTACATGGCCACCATGCTCAAGGCCGCCGCCGATGGCGGCTACTACGGCACCGCCCTCTGGATCGGCCCCATCCTCCTGCGGGCCAACATCGACGGCAAACAGGATTTTTCTAAATTCATCTTGCTGAAGGACGTGTTCAGCAAGATCGGCAACTACAAGCTCGCCCTCGACGCGCTGAGCTATGCACGTCACCTGAAGCCCGAATCCGGCGATCTATCCCACGAGGAAAAGGACCTCGCCGCCCGCATGACCATGCAGGCCGGCAAGTACGAGTCGGCCGAGAGCTTCGTCGACTCCATCCGCAACCGCGACGCACAGCAGGAGCACCTCGAACGCGACAAGGACATCCGCACGGAAGAAGGCATGGCCGGCGAAATGGCCAAGGCCAAGGCCGCCCTCGAAGCCGACCCCAAGGCCGAGGGCAAGATCATGGCCTACGCCGAGGTGCTGGCCAAGACCGACGATTCCAAGTTCGAGAACGAAGCCCTCGAACTGCTCGAATCGGCCCACAAGGACAGCGGCAACTTCCGTTTCAAGCAGCGGGCCAACCAGATCAAGATCCGACAGGCCGAGCGCATGGAGCACACCATGCGCAAGATGCTCGAGGACAACCCCGACGACGAAGACCTCAAGCAGGACTATGCCGACTTCAAGGCCGACCGCGACAAGCTCGAACTCGAGCACTACCGCGACATGGCCAAGGCGTATCCGCAGGACCTGGGGCTGAAGTACCACGTCGGTCGCAAGCTCTTCGACACCGGCGAGGCGATGGACGCGATCCCGATGTTCCAGCAGTCCCAGACTGACGCCAAAGTCCGCAAGGACAGCCGGCTCATGCTCGGCAAGTCGTTCCTCGAGGCCGGCTTCGTCGAGGAGGCCGTCGACACGCTCGGCAAGCTGCTCGAAGAAACTGACTCCAAGACCGACGCCCGCGGCCTGGACCTGCAGTACTGGTACGGCCGATCGCTGGAGGAAAACGGCGACTTCGAACCCGCCGCCAAGGCCTACAGCTCCGTCGCCCAGACCGACTTCAACTACCGCGACGTCCGCCAGCGCCTCGCCGACGTCCGAGCCAAGGGTAAATAGCGCGGGAAAGCCCACGGCTTCAGCCGTGGGTCCGCCGCGACGATCGCACCGCAGCCGACCCACGCCTAAAGGCGTGGGCTTTCTGATTTGAACACGGAATTTCCCGCGCCTACCCTGCCAACCCGACCGACCGAAAGCAGACACACCATGGCCCACTCTCTCTCCGCCAAGAAGCGTATCCGTCAGAACATCGAGCGCAACGCCCGCAACCGCAGCCGCAAGGCCCGCATCCGCGAGGCCGTGACCGAGGTTGACGAGGCCATCACCGCCGGCAAAGCCGACGAGGCCCAGGCTAATTTCCGCGTTGCCGAGAAGCTGCTGGACCGCTTGGCTAGCAAGAACGTCATTCACAAGAACGCCGCCGCCCGCAAGGTCAGCCAGCTGCAGAAGCGGATCAACGCGGCCGGTACGAAGTAAGCCGCCGTTCCCGGTCGGTCATCGGAACACGAAGCCCACGGCGAAGAGCCGTGGGCTTTTGCGTTGCTAAAGAGCCGCGCCCGTAAGGAAGCGGAGCGGGCACAGCCCGCATCTCAAAGCGAGACCGATCGATACGGCCGAGAGTTGCCGGCGTGCGCCGGCTCCGCTCCCTCACGGTCGCGGCTCTTCATGAAACTTCCTACCCTCCCACCCCATGGCCAAGCCACCCGCCAACACGTCCCCGCTCGACCCGATCGTCTCGCTCTGCAAAAAGCGC
Proteins encoded in this region:
- the fmt gene encoding methionyl-tRNA formyltransferase, translated to MKIRFVGSGAFGLPTLRALADRHEIVQVLTQPDKPAGRGKKLTPTPIGQWCDDHGLPIVRTMSINSEPMVDADVLVVIAFGQKVGPDVTDAPRLGAVNLHASLLPRWRGAAPIHHAIMAGDTVTGNSVIRLAERMDAGAVLGQSERPIEDTHTTGDLHDLLAEDGVELMLDVLDELESGTAEEIEQDETLATPAGKLSRADAVLDFTQDAKIVSRKINGLSPWPGVRVNIAGESVTLLRSRPAAGTGTPGTILDNGHIACGTGAIEVLELQPSGKKPMPLDAYRNGRDWSGTVT
- the def gene encoding peptide deformylase, whose amino-acid sequence is MQVHAPPHPPMPVALPEHPEKVRVILYPDPRLKKVSEPVADDEFGPRLRTLVERMFELMREHEGVGLAAPQVGVNKRLFVMNASLKTENPDEPDRVYINPVLSEPGGENEPFKEGCLSLPEINVNVTRPTALRIQARDIDGNEINETADGFITRVWQHETDHLDGILITDKMSPVEKMANRRKLRELEASFK
- the rpsT gene encoding 30S ribosomal protein S20 → MAHSLSAKKRIRQNIERNARNRSRKARIREAVTEVDEAITAGKADEAQANFRVAEKLLDRLASKNVIHKNAAARKVSQLQKRINAAGTK